A DNA window from Altererythrobacter sp. B11 contains the following coding sequences:
- a CDS encoding ATP-binding cassette domain-containing protein codes for MSAFLTFDCLAARTPDGRPLFHDLTLSIGTERVGLVGRNGAGKSTLLRIAAGQVQPHAGTMRRGGTICLLQQEMPGRWTVAEALGIAGEMDRLGRILAGRGTEADLAEADWSLEGRVEAAFAAACLAVPALDRPLRSFSGGERTRIGIARLALGAPDLILLDEPTNNLDRAGRTAIAALIRDWRGGVLVASHDRDLLEDMDRIVELTSIGARSFGGGWAAFAAARQAERERRAEEKDRADLALRQVQRDAPSRREAKERRDKAGRAFAARGSEPKILLDARAERAQNSGGRQKAISDRLIASAAAEQERARARVEAVVLLAITLPSAGVPSGARVLGLDRVVVHRGARRLGPWSLRIDGAEWVVLRGANGAGKTTLLQVAAACLEPDEGMVHRAEGRIVMLDQHAGTLDPAASVVESIRRRNRELDAEGAYALCARFGFRNRDAKRAVSTLSGGERLRAALAATLAGPVEPWLLILDEPTNHLDIETIELLEQALRAFDGALLVVSHDAAFAERVGFDRIIDI; via the coding sequence ATGTCTGCCTTCCTCACCTTCGATTGCCTCGCCGCCCGCACGCCTGATGGGCGCCCGCTCTTCCATGACCTGACCCTGTCGATAGGCACGGAGCGGGTCGGGCTGGTTGGCCGCAACGGCGCGGGCAAATCCACGCTCCTGCGGATAGCGGCAGGACAGGTGCAGCCTCACGCCGGCACGATGCGGCGCGGGGGGACGATCTGCCTGCTGCAGCAGGAAATGCCAGGGCGTTGGACGGTAGCCGAAGCGCTGGGCATCGCGGGCGAGATGGACCGGCTCGGGCGCATTCTCGCCGGCAGGGGCACGGAAGCCGATCTAGCGGAGGCGGACTGGTCGCTGGAGGGGCGGGTGGAAGCTGCGTTTGCGGCTGCCTGCCTCGCGGTGCCCGCGCTGGACCGCCCGCTCCGCAGTTTCTCCGGCGGGGAGCGGACGCGTATCGGCATTGCGCGCCTTGCGCTTGGGGCGCCGGACCTCATCCTGCTGGACGAACCGACCAACAATCTGGATCGCGCAGGCCGCACGGCAATCGCCGCTCTCATTCGCGATTGGCGGGGCGGGGTGCTGGTCGCCAGCCATGATCGCGATCTGTTGGAAGACATGGACCGTATCGTGGAATTGACTTCCATCGGGGCGCGCAGCTTTGGCGGCGGATGGGCGGCCTTCGCGGCCGCGCGACAGGCGGAGCGGGAGCGGCGGGCCGAGGAGAAGGATCGCGCCGATCTGGCTCTGCGTCAGGTCCAGCGGGACGCCCCGTCGCGGCGTGAGGCGAAAGAGCGGCGCGATAAGGCAGGGCGGGCCTTTGCCGCCAGAGGCTCGGAACCCAAGATCCTGCTGGATGCGCGGGCGGAGCGGGCACAGAATAGCGGCGGGCGCCAGAAAGCCATCAGCGACCGACTGATCGCCTCCGCCGCCGCAGAGCAGGAACGCGCCCGCGCCCGGGTGGAGGCGGTGGTGCTGCTGGCCATCACCCTGCCTTCGGCGGGCGTGCCTTCAGGGGCGCGGGTGCTGGGCCTGGACCGGGTGGTCGTCCATCGCGGTGCGCGGCGGCTCGGCCCGTGGTCGCTGCGCATCGACGGCGCGGAGTGGGTCGTATTGCGGGGTGCGAACGGTGCGGGCAAGACCACTCTGCTCCAGGTCGCCGCAGCATGTCTCGAGCCGGACGAAGGCATGGTGCATCGCGCTGAAGGGCGGATCGTCATGTTGGATCAGCATGCAGGCACGCTCGATCCCGCGGCAAGCGTGGTGGAATCCATCCGCCGCCGGAACCGCGAGCTGGACGCGGAGGGAGCCTATGCGCTGTGCGCGCGCTTCGGCTTCCGCAATCGCGACGCGAAGCGGGCCGTCAGCACCCTATCGGGCGGCGAACGCCTCCGCGCAGCCCTCGCCGCCACGCTCGCGGGCCCGGTGGAACCGTGGCTCCTCATCCTCGACGAGCCGACCAATCACCTGGACATCGAAACGATCGAGTTGCTGGAGCAAGCCCTGCGCGCGTTCGACGGCGCGCTGCTGGTGGTAAGCCACGATGCGGCTTTCGCGGAGCGCGTCGGCTTCGACCGGATCATCGACATCTGA
- a CDS encoding beta strand repeat-containing protein codes for MNANDTARGARRTRTVLRAGTALPFLLGAWPLLAQPITEDSAQDIDVSVASASGTPVAIELTSGGSITASVTEVTATAQAADRDHVIGLETSGGGAISGTFGSIVGTGDGELVGIEAAGAGDITLQVGSLDLAGTATAGIAAHSSNGSVLITADSVIARGTGEDSQQEFYEAVLATSDNGSVTVNVGSSETFGQYASAIVVSSGGQAIVTADSAAIHSEGAVAVSVVSAGDASADLGAVTSTATTGQGVFVQSSGGDASLNVDSIEIGSDSEAARVLAAGDIDVTIGSIQAGGGLTARSTGGDTTVLLTGEIVGSTYGGMEATGQNVSVTMASGSSITAAGAMWNGIFASGEQSVSISATNIQSTGRSIEAVSDGAVDINVAGNTHSSGSVAIEASGSEVTIATAAGTITSGQTGISATGTSNVAITNGGAVSAGGDVGSAIWAQSQGPITVVSETVSVTGAGADPGVRSDGSNLRLEQGGIIVEQTGGTTNAPITVDAGSVTVAGQHRYGISVRGGSAITVTADDVSLESADAVAVVARGGAGAVSITTGTVTTTGASGVGVFGNSTTGAVTINAGVTRVENTGLAGPFSGDAVFGSSGSGTVSITSADAFSAGAEGSAVVALSAGDVSIVSGRAETSGADGTGILAQSTSGDAVVESTNLITSGADTLALGVFASNGRAAATTGDVTATGSGATGVVVTGRQAEVLVHGTVRSTQTAVMAQSLTGSADVLVQGAVESTAGQGVVVIGLDGMVEVAQGATVTAASAGVVLLGGPQGGFLDLYNYGTISSSGAAAIAAMPLNAQAAAPDIYILNNGTLTGHDGVAVLTGSGDDTLELQNASQIDGIVDLGDGDDRLYLDIIDGSTQTSPGQVVATRNVEGLSVDTGTWRASGTQSLYDFVDLEEGATLIVAENSDGELAILASEIELEGELHLELISNEDDGDLGGSTITGAGSLHLTGPARIELADASGLQHTGGTFVENGELLLTTVYGGDITTKGDGVFQLGEGGDFTGDLVNDGTFVFARTDDYSFVGDFSGSGRLTKQGSGTLTFAGLYAFTGVTNVMGGEVAFAGQLGEDTELELDDGVVDLSQVEGGQQQIAQLSGQGGVLNLGETKLTIEQFGNTVFAGSITGMGELVKTGQGDLKLNGDGRGFTGTGQVSGGTLSVNGDFSNAGFTVEQGGKLGGAGTVGATQVNGGTLAPGNSIDTLTVNGNVTFNAASIFEVEVDAAGAADLLQATGAAALGGASVSVIAASGSYRPVTDYTILTAAGGINGTFGAVSTNLAFLDPSLSYSANAVTLRLVRNDTDFAAYGTTASQRAIASLIESQGYGTTLYDAALTLIDADATPSFASLTGEIYPAYGAAIVETAEMLRRQSAGSLGGEGSYVWASALYNNVSSGHGAGAIKLDGKGVVGGLGFGAGGFSAAAGVGLLDEGQSGGDFSDGDITFAIGQLAYHSPAGLAVSAGVQFGWMDGSTRRSTSLGSVTGSVSGKAKGDYRQVFGEVGYRAAMAGFALEPFAGVSHVATDFDPVAETGAATALVVNGLDRDVTFGTVGLRFSGEGEAAVRPFGSAAYRHAWGDRGSAAAVGFAGLPGTAAIAAVPISRNAAVISAGLSARLGTADLRIGYDGTYSNGFNDHGLTGSVKIRF; via the coding sequence GTTATTGGACTGGAGACATCCGGCGGCGGCGCCATTTCCGGCACCTTTGGCTCGATCGTCGGGACCGGCGACGGCGAACTGGTAGGCATCGAAGCCGCGGGAGCGGGCGACATCACGCTCCAGGTGGGTTCGCTCGATCTGGCCGGCACCGCCACCGCCGGGATCGCCGCCCACAGCTCAAACGGTTCCGTACTGATCACTGCGGACTCGGTGATTGCCCGCGGCACCGGCGAGGATTCGCAGCAGGAATTCTACGAGGCCGTGCTGGCCACGTCGGATAACGGTTCGGTAACGGTGAATGTCGGCTCCTCCGAGACCTTTGGCCAATACGCCTCCGCCATCGTCGTAAGCTCAGGCGGGCAGGCGATCGTCACGGCAGACAGCGCCGCGATCCATTCCGAAGGTGCCGTGGCGGTTTCCGTCGTCAGTGCGGGCGACGCTTCGGCGGATCTGGGCGCGGTGACGTCGACCGCTACCACGGGGCAGGGCGTGTTCGTCCAGTCCAGCGGGGGCGATGCCAGCCTGAATGTCGATAGCATCGAAATCGGGAGCGATTCCGAAGCGGCGCGGGTGCTCGCTGCAGGCGATATCGATGTAACGATCGGCTCTATCCAGGCCGGTGGCGGCCTTACGGCTCGCTCGACCGGGGGCGACACCACCGTTCTGCTGACGGGCGAGATCGTGGGCAGCACCTATGGCGGCATGGAAGCGACCGGGCAGAACGTCAGCGTCACCATGGCATCCGGCAGCTCGATCACCGCTGCCGGCGCCATGTGGAACGGTATCTTCGCATCCGGCGAGCAGTCCGTCTCGATCTCTGCTACCAACATTCAAAGCACCGGTCGCTCGATCGAAGCAGTGAGCGACGGTGCCGTCGACATCAACGTAGCCGGCAATACGCATTCGAGTGGCTCCGTCGCCATCGAGGCGTCCGGCTCGGAGGTCACCATCGCCACCGCAGCAGGAACCATCACCAGCGGGCAGACGGGCATAAGCGCCACCGGCACTTCCAACGTCGCGATTACCAACGGGGGAGCCGTGAGCGCGGGGGGCGACGTGGGCAGCGCGATCTGGGCTCAGTCTCAAGGCCCGATCACCGTCGTGTCAGAAACAGTGTCGGTCACCGGAGCGGGGGCGGACCCCGGCGTGCGCAGCGATGGCAGCAATCTGCGCCTCGAGCAGGGCGGCATCATCGTCGAGCAGACCGGCGGTACCACGAATGCGCCGATCACGGTTGATGCCGGCTCGGTCACGGTGGCAGGGCAGCATCGCTATGGCATCTCGGTGCGCGGTGGTTCGGCGATTACAGTCACTGCGGATGACGTCTCCCTGGAGAGCGCGGATGCCGTAGCCGTCGTCGCGCGCGGCGGCGCAGGCGCGGTTTCCATCACCACGGGCACCGTCACAACCACCGGCGCCAGCGGCGTGGGCGTCTTCGGCAACAGCACGACCGGCGCGGTGACGATCAACGCCGGTGTAACTCGCGTGGAGAACACCGGGCTCGCCGGACCGTTCTCCGGTGATGCGGTGTTCGGCAGTTCCGGCAGCGGCACCGTTTCCATTACCAGCGCGGATGCCTTCAGCGCTGGTGCAGAAGGCTCCGCAGTCGTTGCCCTGTCCGCGGGCGATGTCAGCATCGTCAGCGGGAGAGCTGAAACCAGCGGTGCGGATGGCACGGGCATTCTCGCCCAGTCCACCAGCGGCGACGCGGTGGTGGAAAGCACCAACCTGATTACTTCCGGGGCGGATACGTTGGCGCTGGGCGTTTTCGCCAGCAACGGCCGCGCCGCGGCGACCACCGGCGATGTGACCGCGACCGGCTCCGGCGCCACCGGCGTAGTCGTCACCGGACGCCAGGCGGAAGTCCTGGTGCACGGCACGGTGCGCAGCACGCAGACTGCAGTCATGGCACAGTCGTTGACGGGCTCGGCGGATGTCCTCGTGCAGGGCGCGGTCGAATCGACGGCGGGCCAGGGTGTCGTGGTGATCGGGCTGGACGGTATGGTTGAGGTGGCACAGGGCGCCACGGTCACTGCGGCGTCAGCGGGCGTGGTGTTGCTGGGCGGGCCCCAAGGCGGCTTCTTGGATTTGTATAATTACGGGACGATCAGCAGCAGCGGTGCCGCGGCCATCGCCGCCATGCCGCTGAACGCCCAGGCGGCGGCTCCGGACATATATATCCTGAACAATGGCACGCTGACGGGCCACGATGGCGTGGCGGTGCTGACCGGCTCCGGCGATGATACGCTGGAGTTGCAGAACGCCTCCCAGATCGACGGGATCGTGGATCTGGGCGATGGCGACGACCGGCTCTACCTCGACATAATCGACGGCTCGACCCAGACGTCCCCAGGGCAGGTGGTCGCGACGCGCAATGTCGAAGGGCTTTCGGTAGACACCGGCACGTGGCGTGCATCGGGCACGCAATCGCTGTACGATTTTGTGGACCTCGAAGAAGGTGCCACGCTGATCGTGGCCGAGAATTCCGACGGCGAGCTTGCCATCCTTGCTTCCGAGATCGAACTGGAGGGAGAACTCCATCTCGAACTGATCAGCAATGAGGACGACGGCGATCTTGGGGGCAGCACGATCACCGGCGCCGGCTCGCTGCACCTTACCGGGCCTGCCCGGATCGAACTGGCCGATGCCAGCGGGCTGCAGCACACCGGCGGCACCTTCGTGGAGAATGGCGAGCTGCTGCTGACGACGGTCTATGGCGGCGACATCACCACCAAGGGCGATGGTGTGTTCCAACTGGGCGAAGGCGGCGATTTCACCGGCGATCTGGTGAATGACGGCACCTTCGTGTTCGCGCGCACCGACGATTACAGCTTCGTGGGCGATTTCAGCGGCAGCGGCCGACTGACCAAGCAGGGTTCGGGCACGCTGACCTTCGCTGGCCTCTATGCCTTCACCGGCGTCACCAACGTGATGGGTGGCGAAGTGGCCTTCGCCGGCCAGCTGGGCGAGGATACCGAACTGGAGCTGGACGATGGCGTGGTGGATCTCTCGCAGGTCGAGGGTGGCCAGCAGCAGATCGCCCAGCTTTCCGGCCAGGGCGGCGTGCTGAACCTGGGCGAGACCAAGCTGACCATCGAGCAGTTTGGCAACACGGTGTTCGCCGGCTCGATCACCGGCATGGGCGAACTGGTGAAGACAGGGCAAGGCGACCTCAAGCTCAATGGCGACGGACGCGGCTTCACCGGCACCGGTCAGGTGAGCGGGGGCACGTTGTCGGTCAACGGCGATTTCTCCAACGCCGGCTTCACCGTGGAACAGGGCGGCAAGCTGGGCGGCGCGGGCACAGTGGGCGCGACGCAGGTGAATGGCGGCACGCTGGCGCCGGGCAATTCGATCGACACGCTGACCGTCAACGGCAATGTGACCTTCAACGCCGCATCCATCTTCGAAGTGGAGGTGGATGCCGCAGGGGCCGCGGACCTGCTGCAGGCCACAGGGGCGGCGGCGCTGGGTGGGGCGAGCGTGAGCGTGATCGCCGCCAGCGGCAGCTACCGGCCGGTGACGGACTACACCATCCTGACGGCGGCCGGGGGGATCAACGGCACCTTCGGTGCGGTGTCCACCAATCTCGCCTTCCTCGATCCTTCGCTGAGCTATTCGGCCAATGCGGTGACGCTGCGGCTGGTGCGCAACGATACGGATTTCGCTGCTTATGGCACCACCGCCAGCCAGCGGGCCATCGCCAGCCTGATCGAAAGCCAGGGCTACGGCACCACGCTCTATGACGCGGCGCTGACGCTGATCGACGCGGATGCGACGCCCAGCTTCGCCAGCCTGACGGGAGAAATCTATCCCGCCTATGGCGCGGCCATCGTCGAGACGGCGGAGATGCTGCGGCGCCAGTCGGCCGGAAGCCTCGGCGGGGAGGGCAGCTATGTCTGGGCCAGCGCGCTCTACAACAACGTCTCCAGCGGCCATGGCGCGGGTGCCATCAAGCTGGATGGCAAGGGTGTCGTCGGCGGCCTCGGCTTCGGCGCGGGCGGCTTCTCCGCCGCGGCCGGCGTCGGCCTGCTGGATGAAGGGCAGAGCGGCGGCGATTTCTCCGATGGGGACATTACCTTCGCAATCGGCCAGCTTGCCTATCACAGCCCCGCCGGGCTGGCGGTGAGTGCCGGCGTGCAGTTCGGCTGGATGGACGGCAGCACGCGCCGCAGCACCTCGCTCGGCAGTGTCACCGGCTCGGTCAGCGGCAAGGCCAAGGGCGATTACCGGCAGGTCTTCGGCGAAGTGGGCTATCGCGCGGCCATGGCCGGCTTCGCTCTCGAACCTTTTGCCGGCGTCAGCCATGTGGCCACGGATTTCGATCCGGTCGCCGAAACCGGCGCCGCCACTGCGCTGGTAGTGAACGGGCTCGATCGGGACGTGACCTTCGGCACCGTGGGGCTGCGGTTCTCGGGCGAGGGCGAGGCGGCCGTGCGCCCCTTCGGTTCCGCCGCATACCGCCATGCCTGGGGCGATCGCGGCAGCGCGGCTGCGGTCGGCTTCGCCGGCCTGCCCGGTACTGCAGCGATTGCCGCCGTGCCGATCTCCCGCAACGCTGCCGTGATCTCCGCCGGCCTGTCCGCCCGCCTCGGCACAGCGGACCTGCGCATCGGCTATGACGGCACCTATTCCAACGGCTTCAACGATCACGGGCTGACGGGAAGCGTAAAAATCCGCTTCTAA
- a CDS encoding tetratricopeptide repeat-containing sulfotransferase family protein, translating into MSSHDRSADDAGVLRQVIAAAQRGDLDGACAQAEGALQAGRGDAAALHAFLGMMKARSGAFDAAAAHLLQAHQARPADITIACNLISVLMDAGRNAEALAIASQELAAADATGRVARYRGFLAQTLEQFDTAILAYEAVLANAPDDFECWNNLGNARIAIGDAKGAVEALRRAVALDPAAAPTRLNLASALEDADEAAAVLRQAARDFPTDPRPPYQLYILFKQQSRQEDALAAIEEAVARDPDVAGMQLKLAVEYGVVRRTAEAEECYRKVIALDPGAVDAYLGLAIQYEHTNREEEFAPLLALARANGIGDGPCSFIEAFELRRAGRFEEALAMLERVPPDIEPVRTAHARASVLDRLGRSADAFTAFSEANALMGAGSAEPLQRAAKLREEIARQIGLLTPEWRDSWQVAAPADPLPDPVFLVGFPRSGTTLLDTILMGHPDTVVMEEQPPLNVVEDSLGDFTAIAHLDADGITRARARYFEEVARLNPVPPGKLLIDKSPLFLYRLPLIHRLFPQARIILALRHPCDVVLSCFMSNFRLNSAMANFLRLEDAASLYDLCFRHFEASQALFPVDCHHIVYERLVEDVEAEVRPLLDWLGLEWTEDVLEHRRTAKARGLITTASYSQVTEPIYRRAAGRWKRYEQWLAPQMDALSPWIEKFGYSG; encoded by the coding sequence ATGTCCTCGCATGATCGCTCCGCCGACGATGCCGGCGTCCTCCGACAGGTCATCGCAGCCGCGCAGCGCGGGGATCTTGATGGGGCCTGTGCGCAGGCCGAAGGCGCGCTGCAGGCCGGCAGAGGGGATGCCGCCGCGCTCCACGCCTTCCTTGGCATGATGAAAGCCCGCTCCGGCGCGTTCGACGCAGCCGCGGCTCATCTCTTGCAAGCGCATCAGGCCCGGCCGGCCGACATCACCATCGCCTGCAACCTCATTTCCGTGCTCATGGACGCCGGGCGCAATGCCGAGGCGCTTGCCATTGCGAGCCAGGAACTCGCCGCGGCGGATGCCACCGGTCGCGTCGCGCGCTATCGCGGCTTCCTCGCCCAGACGCTCGAGCAGTTCGACACCGCCATTCTTGCCTACGAAGCCGTGCTGGCGAACGCGCCTGACGATTTCGAATGCTGGAACAATCTGGGCAATGCGCGCATCGCCATTGGCGACGCGAAGGGCGCCGTGGAGGCCCTGCGCCGCGCGGTCGCACTGGACCCTGCGGCCGCCCCTACCCGGCTGAACCTCGCCAGCGCGCTGGAAGATGCGGATGAGGCGGCCGCCGTCCTGCGCCAGGCGGCACGGGATTTCCCGACAGACCCCCGCCCACCCTACCAGCTCTACATCCTTTTCAAGCAGCAATCGCGGCAGGAGGACGCTCTGGCCGCCATCGAAGAGGCGGTTGCCCGTGATCCGGATGTGGCTGGCATGCAGCTCAAGCTCGCGGTCGAATATGGGGTTGTCCGCCGCACGGCAGAGGCCGAGGAATGCTATCGCAAGGTGATCGCGCTCGATCCGGGGGCAGTGGACGCCTATCTCGGTCTCGCGATCCAGTACGAGCATACGAACCGCGAGGAGGAATTCGCGCCGCTTCTGGCGCTCGCCCGCGCCAATGGCATAGGCGACGGGCCCTGCAGCTTCATCGAAGCCTTCGAGCTACGCCGCGCGGGCCGGTTCGAAGAGGCGCTGGCCATGCTGGAGCGCGTGCCCCCGGACATCGAGCCGGTCCGCACCGCCCATGCCCGGGCCAGCGTCCTCGACCGGTTGGGCCGCAGCGCAGACGCCTTCACGGCCTTTTCGGAAGCGAACGCACTGATGGGGGCAGGCTCCGCCGAACCACTGCAGCGCGCGGCCAAGCTGCGGGAAGAGATTGCGCGGCAGATCGGGCTGCTCACCCCGGAATGGCGGGACTCCTGGCAGGTGGCAGCGCCGGCCGACCCGCTGCCGGACCCGGTCTTCCTGGTCGGCTTTCCCCGCTCGGGGACCACCCTGCTCGATACGATCCTGATGGGCCACCCCGATACTGTGGTGATGGAGGAGCAGCCGCCGCTCAATGTGGTGGAAGATTCGCTGGGGGATTTCACCGCAATTGCCCACCTCGACGCGGATGGCATCACGCGCGCGCGGGCGCGCTATTTCGAGGAAGTGGCGCGGCTGAACCCGGTGCCGCCCGGCAAGCTGCTGATCGATAAGTCCCCGCTGTTCCTGTACCGGCTACCGTTGATCCACCGGCTCTTCCCGCAGGCACGGATCATCCTCGCGCTCCGCCACCCCTGTGACGTGGTGCTGAGCTGCTTCATGAGCAATTTCCGTCTCAATTCGGCCATGGCCAACTTCCTCCGGCTGGAGGATGCGGCCAGCCTCTACGATCTGTGCTTCCGCCATTTCGAGGCATCGCAGGCGCTGTTCCCGGTCGATTGCCACCACATCGTCTATGAACGGCTGGTCGAGGATGTGGAGGCGGAGGTTCGCCCGCTGCTGGACTGGCTCGGCCTCGAGTGGACGGAGGACGTGCTCGAACATCGCCGCACGGCCAAGGCCCGCGGGCTCATCACAACGGCCAGCTATTCCCAGGTGACCGAGCCGATCTATCGCCGCGCCGCCGGCCGGTGGAAGCGCTATGAACAGTGGCTTGCACCGCAAATGGATGCTCTCTCGCCGTGGATCGAGAAATTCGGCTATTCCGGCTGA